From the Plasmodium vivax chromosome 5, whole genome shotgun sequence genome, one window contains:
- a CDS encoding hypothetical protein, conserved (encoded by transcript PVX_089015A) encodes MKVKKARTKGGPARAGKGGKKLARGEKKLSKGGKKLSKGGKQLSKGSSAQSRVPQRKAQVTLSGPKKAASMVKKPVRSAGSKRYSWLFEKEGEKTQPAATKGRKIARSGGDGPDSDEEDAESAARSAGSSAVRNAREGEAKGKKKFVLYKNKKGKKSKGKGRGMLACFHHLGLSENMCRSISSNLKYNRPTDIQKLCIPKIVSGRDVICISKTGTGKSLVYVSTLVDLLAEHSQFFGVRGLVLVPTKELAIQIFKLSKKICKNFFNLKINVIIGGINLNKQFDMLKENLDILICTPGRLSFILKETNLSLEKVQMLIIDEADRLLELNYFNDMNNIYKSLHRTDKQTLLISATLPTDVQNYFKLKLNNPEVLSLSSDNSISEKMKLHFLFTRSYEKYGVLIKLIFLFKKKNLGKTLIFFCTKYHILFFSKILSSLKIAHAILYGNSDTSFRFDQIKKFTNTQEIQFLLVTDVAARGINITSVQNVINYSLPFSPKLFIHRVGRACRDDAMPAGYAVSLVTFQDVLYAYEICFFIGKRLKFFRRRGEATEGSQPAETTKRKELTDAADAANAANTANAANTANAANTANAANIADVVYLGALNHVSDYVELVDNQKSADEELLSLNKSIQASYKLYYAMRPKVSKYASTKCVNRINKIGGVYRLCLFYHPDEIYEDGPSYGAGEEVPPSGQQPAQVEGTPVDGEADGKEVPNADEPHVKEVAKAGEPDGKEAIKADEPHVKEVAKADVPYGKEASNAGDPPGGALAEPKTYTHNEVMTIIHNFQSNDSGKVKGISEDIKDKLNKLKVKMHTSRRSRSGEATDDMEELMGALAMGLSDHEHDSDYELERLWGDRQNGSAAQSEESSKPKKMSKRALKKKKKEEQQQQRQQQQQQEEEAPPNGGTKRTSINLPFDDILKKINEKKIKQETAAAFAIKTPGFDLPPDEEEELNKQRFIKKKVWDMRKRKFVLQEIDTFQSDGFKKDRRKDVGASAKGSHGEGAAAEPTSNLYHKWVKRTKNRIKNVGELEDERNQKGRNGFVKTKRENRLSRDDATSNHLGEEKEMHLQMLKQNHPEITNALSKGGKLTKKQQRLYKKYLSGRYMEPEANSALHKSLPQMQKEKAKMLQKKLRTDKNFRVKYARMKKKRHEQKLREKENLKSARARSLAIVKRKKIGKRGGSARK; translated from the coding sequence ATGAAAGTCAAGAAGGCGCGCACGAAGGGAGGCCCCGCCCGCGCgggcaagggggggaagaagcttgccaggggggagaagaagctttccaagggggggaagaagctctccaagggggggaagcagctcTCCAAGGGGAGCAGCGCCCAGTCTCGAGTCCCACAAAGGAAGGCCCAAGTGACCCTCTCGGGGCCAAAAAAAGCAGCTTCCATGGTGAAGAAGCCCGTTCGAAGCGCAGGCAGTAAGAGGTACAGTTGGCTGTTcgaaaaggagggggagaagaccCAACCCGCTGCcacgaaggggagaaaaatcgCACGCTCCGGTGGAGACGGCCCCGATagcgatgaggaggatgcgGAAAGTGCAGCAAGAAGTGCAGGCAGCAGTGCAGTCAGAAACGCACGCGAGGGAGAggccaaggggaagaaaaaattcgtCCTGTAcaagaacaaaaaggggaagaaaagcaaaggaaaaggcagagGAATGCTGGCCTGCTTCCACCACCTGGGCCTGAGCGAAAACATGTGCAGAAGCATATCGAGCAACTTGAAGTACAACCGGCCCACGGACATCCAAAAGCTGTGCATCCCCAAGATAGTGAGCGGGAGGGACGTCATCTGCATAAGCAAAACGGGCACGGGGAAATCGCTGGTGTATGTAAGCACCCTGGTAGATTTGCTAGCCGAGCACAGCCAATTTTTCGGAGTCAGAGGCCTAGTGCTGGTGCCCACGAAGGAGCTAGCCATTCAGATATTCaaattgtcaaaaaaaatttgcaaaaatttttttaatttaaaaataaatgtaataatcgGTGGAATTAATTTGAACAAGCAGTTTGATATGCTGAAGGAAAATCTAGACATCCTCATATGTACCCCTGGAAGACTCAGCTTCATATTAAAGGAAACCAATTTAAGTTTGGAGAAGGTGCAAATGCTAATCATTGATGAAGCGGATCGACTGTTggaattaaattattttaatgacatgaataacatttataaaagtTTGCATCGCACAGACAAGCAGACGTTACTAATCAGCGCAACTCTTCCAACGGATgttcaaaattatttcaaactGAAATTAAATAATCCGGAAGTGTTGTCCCTTAGCTCAGATAACTCGataagcgaaaaaatgaaattacattttttatttaccagATCGTATGAGAAGTATGGAGTTTTAattaaacttatttttctttttaaaaaaaaaaatttgggaaaaactctgatttttttttgcacaaaatatcatattttatttttttccaaaatattatcttctttaaaaattgcgCATGCCATCTTGTATGGAAATTCAGACACCTCCTTTCGCTTCgatcaaattaaaaagtttacTAACACTCAGGAGATACAGTTTTTGCTCGTGACTGATGTTGCTGCCCGGGGGATAAACATCACCAGTGTCCAGAACGTTATAAACTACAGCTTgcccttttcccccaaaCTTTTTATTCACCGCGTCGGTCGCGCCTGCAGGGATGACGCCATGCCCGCGGGCTACGCGGTGTCCCTCGTCACCTTCCAGGACGTCCTCTACGCCTACGAGATATGCTTCTTCATCGGCAAGCGGCTCAAGTTTTTCAGGCGCCGCGGAGAGGCCACAGAGGGGAGCCAGCCCGCGGAGACCACCAAACGGAAGGAACTCACAGACGCAGCCGacgccgccaacgccgccaacaccgccaacgccgccaacaccgccaacgccgccaacaccgccaacgccgctaacatcGCCGACGTCGTCTACCTCGGCGCGCTGAACCACGTCAGCGACTACGTCGAACTGGTAGACAATCAGAAGAGCGCAGACGAGGAGCTGCTCTCCCTCAACAAGAGCATCCAGGCCTCCTACAAGCTGTATTACGCCATGAGGCCCAAAGTGTCCAAATACGCCAGCACAAAGTGCGTCAACAGAATTAACAAAATCGGAGGGGTCTACAGGCTCTGCTTGTTCTATCACCCGGATGAGATATATGAGGATGGTCCCTCCTATGGGGCAGGAGAGGAGGTTCCCCCGAGTGGGCAGCAGCCCGCGCAAGTGGAGGGCACTCCAGTCGATGGGGAAGCAGACGGGAAAGAAGTCCCCAATGCGGATGAACCACACGTGAAAGAAGTCGCCAAAGCGGGTGAACCGGACGGTAAAGAAGCCATCAAGGCGGATGAACCACACGTGAAAGAAGTCGCCAAAGCGGATGTACCATACGGGAAAGAAGCCTCCAACGCGGGGGACCCCCCTGGAGGAGCCCTCGCCGAGCCGAAGACCTACACCCACAACGAAGTCATGACGATCATCCACAACTTCCAAAGCAACGACAGCGGGAAGGTGAAAGGAATATCAGAAGACATCAAAGATAAGCTGAACAAGCTGAAGGTGAAGATGCACACGAGTAGGCGCAGCCGAAGTGGAGAGGCCACGGACGACATGGAAGAACTCATGGGCGCCCTTGCCATGGGCCTCTCCGACCACGAGCATGATAGCGACTACGAATTGGAGCGGCTGTGGGGGGACCGTCAAAATGGTAGCGCCGCCCAGTCGGAAGAAAGCAGCAAGCCGaagaaaatgagcaaaagggccttaaaaaagaagaagaaggaggagcagcaacagcagcgacagcagcaacagcagcaggaggaggaagccccCCCAAACGGAGGCACCAAACGAACCTCTATCAACCTCCCCTTTGatgatatattaaaaaaaattaacgaaaaaaaaataaaacaagaaACAGCCGCAGCCTTTGCCATCAAAACCCCAGGATTCGATTTACCCCcagatgaggaagaagaattaaACAAACAgagatttataaaaaaaaaagtttgggacatgaggaagaggaagtttGTCTTGCAAGAAATAGACACCTTCCAAAGTGATGGCTTCAAAAAGGACAGGCGGAAGGATGTCGGGGCATCAGCAAAGGGTAGCCACGGAGAAGGTGCCGCAGCCGAACCCACCAGCAACCTTTACCACAAATGGGTGAAGCGCACAAAGAATCGAATCAAAAATGTAGGAGAGTTGGAAGATGAAAGaaatcaaaaaggaagaaacggTTTTGTGAAGACCAAACGGGAGAACCGCCTCTCCCGAGATGATGCCACAAGTAACCACCTgggcgaagaaaaagagatGCACTTGCAAATGCTGAAGCAGAACCATCCGGAAATTACCAATGCGTTGTCCAAGGGAGGTAAACTGACTAAGAAGCAACAGAGGCTATACAAGAAGTACCTCTCGGGTAGGTACATGGAGCCAGAAGCCAACTCTGCTTTGCATAAAAGTTTGCCACAaatgcagaaggagaaggccaaGATGCTACAGAAGAAACTAAGAACAGATAAAAACTTTAGGGTGAAATATGCTCgcatgaagaagaagcggcaCGAGCAGAAGCTGCGGGAAAAGGAGAACCTGAAGAGCGCCCGCGCGCGCTCTCTCGCCATTgttaagaggaagaaaattggCAAGCGGGGGGGCTCGGCGCGCAAGTGA